In Aliivibrio wodanis, a genomic segment contains:
- a CDS encoding transcriptional regulator, ArsR family, producing MIKLFLVLSKYKFKEGLSMDIEVVAKALKELGHPTRLAIYKGVVRAGYQGVAVGGLQEKLDIPGSTLSHHVSGLVSAGLISQRREGRTLFCVAEYDKLTSVIGFLQDECCFDEACNEEEQ from the coding sequence ATGATCAAGTTATTTCTAGTATTATCGAAATATAAATTCAAAGAGGGTCTGAGCATGGATATAGAAGTTGTTGCTAAAGCATTGAAAGAATTAGGTCATCCGACACGTTTAGCGATTTATAAAGGCGTTGTGCGAGCGGGTTATCAAGGTGTTGCTGTTGGTGGTTTACAGGAAAAGCTAGATATTCCAGGATCAACCTTGTCTCACCATGTCTCAGGTTTAGTCTCTGCTGGCTTAATTTCACAGCGCCGTGAAGGTAGAACTCTTTTCTGTGTGGCGGAATATGACAAACTCACCTCAGTGATTGGTTTTTTACAAGATGAGTGCTGTTTTGATGAAGCTTGTAATGAGGAGGAACAATAA
- the scrK gene encoding fructokinase, producing MNKVWLTGDAVVDLIPETSTTYLKCPGGAPANVAVGIARLGGDCAFFGRVGEDPLGRFMQETLSSEGVDVTHLQLDKAQRTSTVLVDLDDTGERTFTFMVKPSADQFVEKSDVPSFSSGEWLHTCSISLANEPSRSSTLHALAAIKAVGGFVSFDPNLRDEVWKDPSEIKDVVMKAVALADVVKFSEEELLFLTDTTDLQQGLAFIESLNIPLVAITLGAKGALVVFDGKQQVISGISVDVVDTTGAGDAFICGLLAQLSQHVEWDNITVIEKAVCWGNICGALATTQKGAMTALPTQQALFELEGVR from the coding sequence ATGAATAAAGTATGGCTAACGGGTGATGCCGTAGTGGATTTGATCCCTGAAACATCGACAACGTATCTGAAATGCCCAGGTGGTGCACCTGCAAATGTGGCGGTAGGTATTGCTCGCTTAGGTGGCGATTGCGCGTTCTTCGGTCGTGTTGGAGAAGATCCATTAGGCCGCTTTATGCAGGAAACACTAAGCTCTGAAGGGGTAGATGTTACTCATCTTCAGCTTGATAAAGCGCAACGAACTTCTACCGTTCTCGTTGATCTTGATGACACTGGTGAGCGAACCTTTACTTTTATGGTAAAACCAAGTGCTGATCAATTTGTTGAGAAATCGGACGTACCTTCTTTCTCATCTGGTGAGTGGTTACATACTTGTTCAATTTCATTAGCGAATGAGCCAAGCCGAAGCTCTACATTACACGCTCTGGCTGCGATTAAAGCTGTGGGTGGTTTTGTTAGTTTTGACCCTAATCTACGTGATGAAGTTTGGAAAGATCCATCAGAGATTAAAGATGTCGTGATGAAAGCGGTCGCATTAGCAGATGTGGTTAAATTCTCTGAAGAAGAGTTATTGTTTTTAACTGATACAACGGATTTACAGCAAGGTTTAGCGTTTATAGAATCACTGAATATCCCATTAGTAGCGATCACTTTAGGGGCTAAAGGTGCATTAGTTGTATTTGATGGTAAGCAACAAGTTATCTCAGGCATCTCTGTTGATGTTGTAGATACAACCGGTGCCGGTGATGCGTTTATATGTGGTCTTTTAGCGCAATTATCTCAGCACGTTGAGTGGGATAATATTACCGTTATCGAGAAGGCCGTTTGCTGGGGAAATATTTGCGGTGCATTAGCAACAACTCAAAAAGGGGCGATGACCGCACTTCCGACGCAACAAGCATTATTCGAATTAGAAGGTGTACGATAG
- a CDS encoding transcriptional regulator, LacI family — MTIRDIAKYSGVSIATVSRVINNNGKVSDAARYSVEAAIAKFNYQKPEPKRKKATKLFGVIVRNMSNPFFAKLIDVLEEEAYKHGRSILLFNSRNNLKLEQTFLEECKHHNVDGVFLIPRSLKEQHIRPLQSLPFPVILLTVTSPLCLSIGTHHKHGGNLVAEHFIKQGYRRIGFIGSTNQQSDRFIGFQNTLLNKGRELNEERILTPYTVESLKEFVQSHILSSDRPLEALFCSDDISASHVYNLLNNTNLTKQIEIVGFDDTFIAQSLGFSSVHQPMHQIALRGFELMLDALNKQEIQQTEFLLEPKLILRNTPHLLAQKRSNEILKE; from the coding sequence ATGACCATCAGAGACATTGCTAAATATTCAGGCGTTTCTATTGCTACGGTATCAAGAGTGATCAATAACAATGGTAAGGTATCTGACGCCGCACGGTACTCAGTAGAAGCCGCTATTGCTAAGTTCAATTACCAAAAACCGGAGCCTAAGAGAAAGAAAGCAACCAAGCTGTTTGGTGTAATTGTACGTAATATGAGCAATCCGTTTTTTGCTAAACTCATTGATGTATTAGAAGAGGAAGCTTATAAACACGGACGCAGTATTCTGTTGTTCAATAGTCGTAATAATTTAAAGCTTGAACAGACGTTTTTAGAAGAGTGTAAACATCATAATGTGGATGGCGTATTTCTTATTCCTCGCTCCTTAAAAGAACAACACATTCGCCCTCTTCAAAGCCTGCCATTTCCGGTGATCTTATTAACGGTGACTTCACCACTCTGTCTAAGCATTGGAACGCATCATAAGCATGGTGGTAATTTAGTCGCAGAGCATTTTATTAAGCAGGGCTATCGACGTATTGGATTTATTGGCAGTACAAACCAACAATCTGACCGTTTTATTGGCTTTCAAAATACATTATTAAATAAAGGCAGAGAACTTAACGAGGAACGTATTCTCACGCCTTATACAGTAGAGTCTTTGAAAGAGTTCGTACAAAGCCACATACTAAGCTCAGATAGACCATTAGAAGCACTTTTCTGCTCTGATGATATTTCAGCAAGTCATGTGTATAACCTGCTTAATAACACTAATCTAACTAAACAAATCGAGATAGTTGGTTTTGATGACACCTTTATTGCACAATCACTCGGTTTTTCTAGTGTTCATCAACCGATGCATCAAATTGCCCTTCGTGGCTTTGAATTAATGCTTGATGCTCTCAATAAACAAGAAATACAACAGACAGAGTTTCTTTTAGAACCCAAGTTAATACTTAGAAATACCCCGCATCTTTTAGCTCAAAAACGAAGCAATGAAATATTGAAGGAATAA
- the ogt gene encoding methylguanine-DNA--protein-cysteine methyltransferase has translation MNVYTQFESPLGLVTANANDDGLLGVWFESHKMELSDFGTQADDHPILKLTVLQLQEYFSGERREFSIPLAANGTEFQNKVWKALTTIPYGETWCYKDLAIAVGNPKASQAVGGANGKNPISIIVPCHRVIGKNGSLTGYAGGIDIKQALLELEARS, from the coding sequence ATGAATGTTTATACTCAATTTGAAAGTCCATTAGGTCTTGTGACTGCCAACGCGAATGACGATGGCTTACTTGGTGTTTGGTTTGAAAGTCATAAGATGGAATTAAGTGATTTTGGAACGCAAGCAGATGACCATCCTATTTTGAAATTGACAGTTCTGCAGTTACAGGAATATTTTAGCGGTGAACGTCGTGAATTTTCTATTCCATTAGCGGCAAATGGCACAGAGTTTCAAAATAAGGTATGGAAAGCATTAACAACAATCCCATATGGTGAAACTTGGTGTTATAAAGATCTTGCTATTGCAGTGGGTAACCCAAAAGCTTCTCAAGCAGTGGGCGGAGCGAATGGTAAAAACCCAATTTCGATTATTGTACCTTGCCACCGCGTGATTGGTAAAAATGGTAGCTTAACTGGTTATGCCGGAGGCATTGATATTAAACAGGCATTATTAGAATTAGAAGCGAGATCGTAA
- a CDS encoding PTS system, sucrose-specific EIIBC component, whose protein sequence is MNYDAITNEILDSIGGIDNIKNAEHCATRLRLILKDNDKVNVDEAKAIDQISGYFYQSGQHQFIIGTGKVTHVYNALKQKLGGAAEGGDFKQDAFSDMTASQKVVRTLADILVPLIPALVTTGLLMGLRGMLLHSGVEFSPELLALFSMLTDTAFAFLPVLIAFSASKKFGGNPVIAIVVGLMMVAPQLPNAWAVASGGAEPMMVTLFGLSFPLVGYQGTVLPAIFAGWFTSYLERNLRKFVPTSMDLIVTPFMTITIAIVVILFGFGPLLQSIEHGCTSLVRLALDLPLGIGYILYGAFQQMIVITGLHHALGVIEIGLLNDTGLNPLQPLGTASMAGQFGAAIAVATLLKNKQKKSNAYGASMSTLFGITEPLLFGVNLQYGKVFLFGMVGGAVGGLVTYVLNISATGMGITFIPGILLYSHSLTAVLGYLMVIASAFVTAFMLTRIYNPIKRAN, encoded by the coding sequence ATGAATTATGACGCTATTACCAATGAGATACTGGATAGTATCGGTGGAATCGACAACATTAAAAACGCTGAACACTGTGCTACACGCTTACGTTTAATCTTAAAAGATAACGATAAAGTTAATGTTGATGAGGCCAAAGCAATTGATCAGATCAGCGGTTACTTTTATCAATCAGGCCAGCATCAGTTTATTATTGGAACGGGTAAAGTGACTCACGTTTACAATGCATTAAAACAGAAGTTGGGCGGTGCAGCAGAAGGCGGAGATTTTAAGCAAGATGCTTTCTCGGACATGACTGCAAGCCAAAAAGTAGTTCGTACTTTAGCGGATATTTTGGTTCCATTAATCCCTGCGCTTGTAACAACAGGTTTGTTAATGGGTTTACGCGGCATGCTTCTGCATTCTGGTGTGGAGTTCTCACCTGAGCTATTGGCACTGTTTAGCATGTTAACCGATACCGCTTTTGCCTTCTTACCAGTATTGATTGCTTTTTCAGCCTCTAAAAAATTTGGTGGCAACCCAGTTATTGCTATCGTGGTAGGTTTGATGATGGTTGCACCGCAACTGCCTAATGCATGGGCAGTAGCAAGTGGTGGTGCAGAACCGATGATGGTCACTTTATTTGGACTCTCTTTCCCATTAGTCGGTTATCAGGGCACGGTTTTACCTGCTATCTTTGCTGGTTGGTTTACGTCTTATCTTGAACGTAACCTAAGAAAGTTTGTCCCAACGAGTATGGACTTAATTGTTACGCCATTTATGACCATCACCATTGCTATTGTGGTTATCTTGTTTGGCTTTGGTCCTTTACTGCAAAGTATCGAACATGGTTGTACCTCATTGGTACGTTTGGCGCTTGATCTTCCATTAGGTATCGGCTACATCTTATACGGTGCTTTCCAACAAATGATAGTGATTACCGGGCTTCATCATGCGTTGGGTGTGATTGAAATTGGTTTATTAAATGACACAGGATTGAATCCACTACAGCCATTAGGTACAGCGTCTATGGCGGGTCAATTTGGTGCAGCAATTGCGGTAGCGACACTGTTGAAGAACAAACAGAAAAAGAGCAATGCGTACGGCGCATCAATGTCGACACTGTTTGGTATTACAGAGCCACTACTATTTGGTGTAAACCTTCAATATGGCAAAGTATTCTTATTTGGTATGGTCGGTGGTGCTGTAGGTGGCTTAGTTACTTATGTATTAAATATTAGCGCTACAGGTATGGGGATTACCTTTATTCCAGGTATCTTATTGTACTCACACTCACTGACTGCGGTATTGGGTTACCTAATGGTTATTGCGAGTGCATTTGTAACCGCATTCATGTTAACTCGAATTTATAACCCAATTAAACGAGCAAATTAA
- a CDS encoding putative ion transport, with the protein MNDINNKCSYQNLEGWQCDQTCGESGLCYWHDPGVDKSKDDIKHQVEAWAKSGKPLDGFQLAKTDLQDIDLVNRGCKQGFQCHGADFYRADLSDAHFFGLDLRGTSLMKAKLINANLHCAQLENCNLLGADLTRARLENVDWGGCLKQEIEVINEIKSRDKRLSVALCQEAEEVCRNIRKQCEKQGLFETAGTFFKKEMRYRRYQMPLFSSKRIISKCVDLFCGYGESPLRVVMFSFVIIFASAMAYFLLDTTSSNPIYAGITGWKFYIFEFFNAIYFSVVTFTTLGYGDISPVGVARFIAAFEAFLGSFTMALFVVVFVKKMTR; encoded by the coding sequence ATGAACGATATTAATAATAAATGCAGCTATCAAAACCTTGAAGGGTGGCAGTGCGATCAAACGTGTGGTGAGTCTGGTCTTTGCTATTGGCATGATCCTGGGGTTGATAAAAGCAAGGATGATATAAAACATCAGGTTGAAGCGTGGGCGAAATCCGGCAAGCCTCTAGATGGTTTTCAGTTAGCGAAAACTGATCTTCAGGATATCGACTTAGTAAATCGAGGTTGTAAGCAAGGGTTTCAGTGCCACGGAGCCGATTTTTATCGTGCTGATTTAAGTGATGCTCATTTCTTCGGTTTAGACCTACGTGGCACGTCTTTAATGAAGGCTAAGTTGATTAATGCCAATTTGCATTGTGCTCAGTTAGAAAATTGTAATTTGCTAGGCGCGGACCTGACTCGGGCTCGTTTAGAGAATGTCGATTGGGGTGGGTGTTTAAAACAAGAGATAGAAGTGATCAATGAGATTAAAAGTAGAGATAAGAGACTGAGTGTTGCGTTGTGCCAAGAAGCTGAAGAAGTATGTCGAAATATTAGAAAGCAGTGTGAAAAACAAGGGCTGTTTGAAACCGCAGGAACGTTTTTCAAAAAAGAAATGCGCTATCGTCGTTATCAAATGCCGCTATTTAGTTCTAAGCGTATCATATCTAAATGTGTCGACCTTTTTTGTGGCTATGGTGAATCCCCATTACGTGTTGTGATGTTTTCTTTTGTGATCATTTTCGCCTCTGCAATGGCTTATTTTTTGTTAGATACGACATCAAGTAATCCCATCTATGCAGGTATTACAGGTTGGAAATTTTACATTTTTGAATTTTTCAACGCTATTTATTTCAGTGTGGTGACTTTTACTACTTTGGGTTACGGTGATATATCCCCGGTAGGAGTAGCCAGATTTATAGCTGCGTTTGAAGCTTTTCTTGGTAGTTTTACCATGGCTCTATTTGTTGTGGTGTTCGTAAAGAAAATGACTCGTTAA
- a CDS encoding glycosyl hydrolase, Family 32, producing MDLDKYKTIYTATEKDNEKFNAIRCNTVYRPQLHITPPHGLLNDPNGFCYFNGEYHLFYQWYPFGTFHGMKHWMHLTSNDLYFWNEHGSKITPIENYESHGAYSGAAFVEDDSAYLFYTGNVKNGEERDANQCVAILDKENQVTKSEHNPIIKSYPKGYTGHVRDPKIIKDGDVYYMLLGAQREADLKGSIIVYYSDNLVDWALKGELSIDIDTDFNEAYMFECPDLLEVDGQDVLIFSPQGISPKQERFHNRYNVVYCIGRIDWGSLTFTVVHWDELDRGFDFYAPQTMNSNPNEPTLIAWAGTDDSLPSEQYGWINCLTAPRKLSIKENKLYQELEPINECKLNSVLVNEKIKTEKIIKLESLSFLLDIDCSQSENISVIIFDDFNNEFLFTVNNESKQLILDRSNYDHNEKEYEFGSIRSCSLTEKSENLTLFCDQSIIEIFSDQGCNVFTSLFFPSKGNQYLKITFDEPAEIKVTLQYVNGI from the coding sequence GTGGATTTAGATAAATATAAAACGATTTACACTGCAACGGAGAAAGATAACGAAAAGTTTAATGCGATTCGTTGCAATACAGTATATCGGCCACAATTGCATATTACACCGCCACATGGATTATTAAATGATCCAAATGGATTTTGTTATTTTAACGGTGAGTATCATTTATTTTACCAGTGGTATCCATTTGGTACTTTTCATGGCATGAAACATTGGATGCATTTAACATCGAACGATTTATATTTTTGGAATGAACACGGAAGTAAAATAACGCCAATAGAAAATTACGAATCACATGGTGCTTATTCTGGTGCGGCTTTTGTTGAGGATGATTCTGCATATTTATTTTATACGGGTAATGTGAAAAATGGTGAAGAGCGCGATGCAAATCAGTGCGTCGCTATTTTAGATAAAGAGAATCAAGTAACAAAATCAGAGCATAATCCAATTATAAAATCGTACCCTAAAGGATATACGGGTCATGTAAGAGATCCCAAAATCATTAAAGACGGTGATGTTTATTACATGCTGCTTGGCGCTCAAAGAGAGGCCGATTTAAAAGGGTCTATTATTGTTTATTACTCTGATAACTTAGTTGACTGGGCATTAAAAGGTGAGTTGTCGATTGATATTGATACGGATTTTAATGAAGCTTATATGTTTGAGTGTCCCGATTTACTTGAGGTTGATGGTCAAGATGTACTTATCTTTTCTCCACAAGGTATTTCACCAAAACAAGAGCGATTTCATAACCGTTATAACGTAGTGTATTGCATTGGTCGCATTGATTGGGGATCATTAACCTTTACTGTCGTTCATTGGGATGAGCTTGATCGTGGGTTTGATTTCTATGCTCCGCAAACCATGAACAGCAACCCAAATGAGCCAACATTGATCGCATGGGCAGGAACAGACGATAGTTTACCATCAGAACAATACGGTTGGATTAACTGTTTAACTGCACCAAGAAAACTATCGATTAAAGAGAATAAACTTTATCAAGAATTAGAACCGATTAATGAATGTAAACTGAATTCGGTATTAGTAAATGAAAAGATAAAGACTGAGAAAATAATAAAATTAGAGTCATTGTCCTTTTTATTAGATATTGACTGTAGCCAATCTGAAAATATATCAGTGATTATTTTTGACGACTTTAATAATGAGTTTTTATTTACGGTTAATAATGAAAGTAAACAACTAATACTAGATAGATCAAATTATGATCATAATGAAAAAGAGTATGAGTTTGGATCAATTCGTTCTTGTTCATTAACTGAAAAAAGTGAAAATTTGACGCTATTTTGTGATCAAAGCATTATCGAAATATTTTCAGACCAAGGATGTAATGTATTTACGTCACTGTTTTTCCCATCAAAAGGAAATCAATACTTAAAAATAACTTTTGATGAGCCTGCTGAAATAAAAGTAACCCTACAATATGTGAATGGAATTTAG
- a CDS encoding putative permease has translation MFTITQDMVMDTLNMFAFLAAELTVLFLLISYLVGVLQEYIPPAKIQSILSGKNGRGYIVAGLLGAITPFCSCSTIPFLKGLLRAKAGFGTMMVFLFASPLLNPIIIGLFAVTFGLKVTVFYFAIAMGVSIIAGYTLEKLGFEKYVKESAYIAPESKGCGSTCGAAKKAPQSKWIKIWNSTWTDFKKVLPYLIGGIALGSMIYGFMPTEFVARIASENNPFAIPVAAVIGIPLYIRAEAVIPLSAALAAKGMSLGAVMALIIGSAGASLTEVILLKSIFKNQMITAFLIVILGMAVSAGFLYQFMF, from the coding sequence ATGTTTACAATTACACAAGACATGGTGATGGACACCTTAAATATGTTCGCTTTCTTAGCGGCTGAGTTAACCGTACTATTCCTATTAATTAGCTACCTTGTTGGCGTCTTACAGGAATACATTCCACCAGCGAAGATCCAAAGTATTCTGAGTGGGAAAAATGGCCGAGGCTATATTGTTGCCGGCTTACTTGGTGCAATTACGCCGTTTTGCTCATGCTCAACTATTCCTTTTTTGAAAGGTCTATTAAGAGCTAAAGCTGGGTTTGGTACCATGATGGTGTTCTTGTTTGCAAGCCCACTATTAAACCCAATCATTATTGGACTATTCGCTGTCACCTTTGGTCTTAAAGTGACTGTGTTCTACTTTGCAATTGCAATGGGTGTATCCATTATTGCAGGTTACACCTTAGAAAAACTGGGCTTTGAAAAATACGTAAAAGAAAGCGCGTATATCGCACCTGAATCAAAAGGCTGTGGTTCAACCTGTGGCGCTGCGAAAAAAGCACCTCAAAGTAAATGGATTAAAATTTGGAACAGTACTTGGACTGATTTTAAGAAAGTATTGCCTTATTTAATTGGTGGTATTGCTCTTGGCTCAATGATTTATGGCTTTATGCCAACAGAATTCGTTGCTCGTATCGCAAGTGAAAATAACCCATTTGCTATCCCAGTTGCGGCGGTCATTGGTATTCCTCTTTACATTCGTGCTGAAGCGGTTATTCCACTAAGTGCAGCACTAGCAGCAAAAGGAATGAGTCTTGGTGCAGTAATGGCGTTAATCATTGGTAGTGCAGGGGCAAGTTTAACCGAAGTAATTTTGCTTAAATCTATCTTCAAAAACCAAATGATTACGGCATTCTTAATCGTGATCTTGGGTATGGCAGTAAGTGCAGGATTTTTATACCAATTTATGTTTTAG